Proteins encoded in a region of the Candidatus Cloacimonadota bacterium genome:
- a CDS encoding T9SS type A sorting domain-containing protein, with protein sequence WEWDLDGDDITDSNEQDPTWIYTEVGSYTVSFTVDFGDEQITETKENFIIVEPVAINDQNIQPAENHLYNYPNPFSLKQDSITEIKFSLKQKGFVQINIYNAKGQKIKTLIKKEFEAGFFSTFWNGKNEKGKNVQSGVYFYKLNIDGREVAKKMLILE encoded by the coding sequence CCTGGGAATGGGATCTGGATGGAGACGACATAACAGATTCCAATGAACAGGATCCAACCTGGATTTATACGGAAGTTGGAAGTTATACGGTCAGTTTTACAGTCGATTTTGGTGATGAGCAGATCACGGAAACGAAAGAGAATTTTATTATTGTTGAGCCGGTTGCTATCAATGATCAGAATATCCAACCTGCTGAAAATCATCTTTATAATTATCCGAATCCATTTAGTTTAAAGCAGGATTCGATAACAGAAATTAAGTTTAGTTTAAAGCAAAAAGGATTTGTTCAAATTAATATTTATAATGCCAAAGGTCAGAAGATCAAAACTTTGATCAAGAAAGAATTTGAAGCTGGTTTTTTCTCTACTTTTTGGAATGGGAAAAATGAGAAGGGAAAAAATGTCCAATCAGGAGTTTATTTTTATAAATTAAATATCGATGGGAGAGAAGTAGCGAAGAAGATGTTAATTTTGGAATAA